From Cucurbita pepo subsp. pepo cultivar mu-cu-16 unplaced genomic scaffold, ASM280686v2 Cp4.1_scaffold000416, whole genome shotgun sequence, a single genomic window includes:
- the LOC111785245 gene encoding anthocyanidin 3-O-glucosyltransferase 2-like (The sequence of the model RefSeq protein was modified relative to this genomic sequence to represent the inferred CDS: added 39 bases not found in genome assembly), producing MKKFEMVFIPAPGMGHLASTVEMANVLVTRDPSLSVTVLVMKLPYDLKVAECIDSLSMSFTGNSIQFIVLPEPSLPEESKKDFIVLVESYKAYVREAVANLVGSETSLDSPQRAGFVIDMFCTTMIDVANEFGVPCYVFYTCSASFLAFSVHLQELYDQNDSNEVVEQLLNSDTEFITLPNFANPIPSKLIPSLFSNKDKAIWFHNHIKRFRSEIKGILINTFMEMEFHAMESISSNGRVFPPLYFVGPILHLKNTGVAGSSEAENYEEILQWLDGKPPSSVVLVCFGTMVSFDEDQVVEIANALEESGVGFIWSLRQPPPKGKFEAPRNYTDIKEVLPEGFLDRTADIGRVIGWTSQVELLAHPSIGGFVSHCGWNSIIESVWHGVPMATWPMHAEQQFNAFQMVKELGLAVEITLEYRITFGEGKPRLVSAEEIKNGIRTLMGEESNEIKKRVKAKSEESRKSVKEGGSSFISLGKFIDNVLANSPGGGN from the exons ATGAAGAAGTTTGAGATGGTTTTCATACCTGCCCCAGGAATGGGTCATCTTGCTTCCACAGTAGAAATGGCCAATGTTCTTGTCACTCGAGATCCTAGTCTCTCTGTCACAGTGCTCGTCATGAAGCTGCCCTACGATCTCAAAGTTGCTGAATGTATCGACTCACTTTCTATGTCTTTCACAGGCAATTCTATACAATTCATCGTCCTTCCTGAACCGTCCCTTCCAGAAGAAAGTAAAAAGGACTTCATTGTGCTGGTTGAAAGCTACAAAGCTTATGTCAGAGAGGCTGTCGCCAACTTGGTTGGCTCTGAGACAAGTCTTGACTCGCCTCAGCGAGCTGGGTTTGTCATTGACATGTTCTGTACAACCATGATCGATGTGGCTAATGAATTTGGGGTTCCTTGTTATGTGTTTTATACCTGCAGCGCTAGCTTTCTGGCTTTTAGTGTTCATCTTCAAGAGCTTTACGACCAGAATGATAGCAATGAGGTGGTGGAACAGTTGCT TAATCCCATTCCGAGTAAACTCATTCCTAGTCTCTTCTCCAACAAGGACAAGGCCATTTGGTTTCATAACCATATTAAGAGATTTAGATCAGAAATCAAAGGGATTCTCATCAATACATTTATGGAAATGGAATTTCATGCCATGGAGTCCATATCGAGTAATGGCAGAGTCTTCCCACCGCTATACTTCGTTGGACCCATTTTGCATTTGAAAAACACAGGGGTTGCTGGATCAAGTGAGGctgaaaattatgaagaaataTTACAATGGCTTGATGGTAAACCTCCATCATCAGTGGTTCTCGTGTGTTTTGGGACCATGGTGAGCTTTGATGAAGATCAGGTGGTGGAGATAGCAAATGCATTGGAGGAAAGTGGGGTTGGCTTCATATGGTCCCTTAGGCAGCCCCCACCAAAGGGTAAGTTCGAAGCGCCGAGAAACTACACCGACATCAAAGAAGTCCTACCGGAGGGATTTCTCGATAGAACAGCAGATATTGGGAGAGTGATCGGATGGACGTCACAGGTGGAGCTATTGGCACACCCCTCTATAGGAGGATTCGTGTCACATTGTGGTTGGAACTCAATTATAGAAAGTGTATGGCATGGAGTGCCGATGGCGACATGGCCTATGCACGCCGAGCAACAATTCAACGCCTTTCAGATGGTGAAGGAATTGGGATTGGCTGTGGAGATCACATTAGAGTATAGAATTACTTTTGGTGAAGGTAAGCCGAGATTGGTGAGTGCAGAAGAGATAAAGAATGGAATCAGGACATTGATGGGTGAAGAAAGTAATGAGATAAAGAAGAGAGTGAAAGCTAAAAGTGAAGAGAGTAGGAAAAGTGTGAAGGAAGGTGGATCCTCCTTTATCTCATTAGGCAAATTTATAGACAACGTTTTGGCCAACTCGCCAGGAGGAGGAAACTAA
- the LOC111785249 gene encoding zinc transporter 3-like — protein sequence MADFKLHRLLPAFLVLFLLLVPSVIAAGCQCPEQEEEEDGGVRNKTLALKYKIVAIATILLAGILGVFIPLLGRALPALSPDKDIFFVVKAFAAGVILATGFIHVLPDAYENLTSPKLKQNPWAKFPFTGLVSMVAAIATLMVDAGASSYFTRLNLNKPQPETDGDGEMHPACHAHASAKVVGSSTEILRHRVISQVLELGIVVHSVIIGIGMGVSETPSTIKPLVAAITFHQLFEGMGLGGCIAQAKLRTRAAVIMAVFFCLTTPIGIAIGIGVTNSYDEDSPKALIVEGILNAASAGILMYMALVDFLAADFMSLRMQSNAKLQFFANVALILGAALMSLLAIWA from the coding sequence ATGGCGGACTTCAAGCTTCACCGTCTTCTTCCCGCTTTTCTCGTTCTGTTTCTTCTACTTGTTCCTTCTGTGATTGCTGCAGGCTGCCAATGTCctgaacaagaagaagaagaagacggaGGCGTTCGAAACAAAACCCTAGCCCTCAAATACAAAATCGTCGCCATAGCTACGATTCTTCTCGCTGGAATCCTTGGGGTGTTTATTCCCTTACTCGGGAGGGCATTGCCAGCCTTGAGTCCGGACAAGGATATTTTCTTTGTCGTTAAAGCCTTCGCGGCTGGTGTCATATTGGCCACCGGATTCATCCATGTCCTTCCTGATGCCTACGAGAATCTGACGTCGCCGAAACTGAAACAGAATCCTTGGGCGAAGTTTCCGTTCACCGGCTTGGTGTCTATGGTGGCTGCCATTGCCACTTTGATGGTGGACGCCGGTGCCAGTTCTTATTTCACTCGACTGAATCTGAATAAGCCTCAGCCTGAGACGGACGGCGATGGAGAGATGCATCCTGCATGTCACGCTCATGCCTCTGCCAAAGTCGTCGGATCATCCACGGAGATTCTCCGGCACCGGGTGATCTCTCAGGTACTAGAGCTTGGAATTGTGGTACATTCGGTAATTATAGGGATTGGTATGGGTGTTTCTGAAACTCCAAGTACAATAAAACCTCTTGTGGCGGCCATCACTTTTCATCAGTTATTTGAAGGTATGGGCCTCGGAGGATGCATCGCCCAGGCAAAGCTCAGAACCAGGGCAGCGGTGATAATGGCAGTTTTCTTCTGCCTGACAACGCCAATTGGGATAGCAATAGGCATTGGAGTAACCAACAGCTACGACGAGGATAGCCCAAAAGCACTCATAGTTGAGGGGATTCTGAATGCAGCCTCCGCTGGTATCTTAATGTATATGGCTCTAGTGGACTTTCTGGCTGCTGATTTTATGAGCCTTAGAATGCAGAGCAATGCAAAGCTTCAATTCTTTGCCAACGTTGCTCTTATTCTTGGAGCTGCTTTGATGTCTTTACTTGCCATATGGGCTTGA
- the LOC111785247 gene encoding zinc transporter 3-like, which translates to MAMMNFKLQCLLPAFLLLSILVTPSIIAAACQCPEEQEEDGGVRNKTLALKYKIIAIATILLAGILGTFVPLLGKVFPALSPDKDIFFVVKAFAAGVILATGFIHVLPDAYENLTSPKLKQNPWAKFPFTGLVSMVAAIATLMVDAGASSYYTRLHLHKAQSESNPDEETHPVGHHAHASAEFVGSSTEILRHRVISQVLELGVVVHSVIIGIGMGVSETPSTIKPLVAAITFHQLFEGMGLGGCIAQAKLRTRAAVIMAVFFCLTTPIGIAIGIGVTNSYDQDSPTALIVEGILNAASSGILIYMALVDLLAADFMSLRMQSNAKLQFFANVALILGAALMSLLAIWA; encoded by the coding sequence ATGGCAATGATGAACTTCAAGCTTCAATGTCTTCTTCCAGCTTTTCTCCTTCTGTCTATTCTAGTTACTCCTTCAATCATAGCTGCAGCCTGCCAATGTCCtgaagaacaggaagaagacGGAGGCGTTCGGAACAAAACCCTAGCcctaaaatacaaaatcatcGCCATAGCTACCATTCTCCTTGCTGGAATCCTTGGGACGTTTGTTCCCTTACTCGGGAAGGTATTTCCGGCGTTGAGTCCTGACAAGGATATTTTCTTTGTCGTTAAAGCCTTCGCGGCTGGTGTCATATTGGCCACCGGATTCATCCATGTCCTTCCTGATGCCTACGAGAATCTGACGTCGCCGAAACTGAAACAGAATCCTTGGGCGAAGTTTCCGTTCACTGGCTTGGTGTCTATGGTGGCTGCCATTGCCACTTTGATGGTGGACGCCGGTGCCAGTTCTTATTACACTAGGCTTCATCTGCATAAGGCTCAATCTGAGTCGAATCCCGATGAAGAGACGCATCCTGTAGGTCACCACGCTCATGCCTCTGCCGAATTCGTCGGATCATCCACGGAGATTCTCCGGCATCGGGTGATCTCTCAGGTATTAGAGCTTGGAGTTGTGGTACACTCTGTAATTATAGGGATTGGTATGGGTGTTTCTGAGACTCCAAGTACAATAAAACCTCTTGTGGCGGCCATCACTTTTCATCAGTTATTTGAAGGTATGGGCCTCGGAGGATGCATCGCCCAGGCAAAGCTCAGAACCAGGGCAGCGGTGATAATGGCAGTTTTCTTCTGCCTCACAACGCCAATTGGGATAGCAATAGGCATCGGAGTAACCAACAGCTACGACCAAGATAGCCCAACAGCACTGATAGTAGAGGGGATTTTGAATGCAGCCTCCTCTGGTATCTTAATTTATATGGCTCTTGTGGATCTTCTGGCTGCTGATTTTATGAGCCTTAGAATGCAGAGCAATGCAAAGCTTCAATTCTTTGCCAACGTTGCTCTTATTCTTGGAGCTGCTTTGATGTCTTTACTTGCCATATGGGCTTGA